One genomic region from Catenulispora sp. EB89 encodes:
- a CDS encoding Rv2578c family radical SAM protein has protein sequence MRWSGQLISGNTDPTEDSEDDAPGSGAAQPVQAGLFAASDTVVRTFDTPGFRGATFYEVRAKSVLNKVPGESPMFGWTINPYRGCGHRCVYCFARKTHTYLDFDAGLDFDTRIVVKVNAPEVLRRELARPSWQREHVAMGTNVDCYQRAEGRYRLMPEIIEALARSGTPFSILTKGTLMLRDLPLLEAAARDVSVGLAMSVGSIDESVWRTVEPGTPSPARRLDAVRTLADAGLGCSVLMAPILPFLTDSPEQLRATVAAIAEAGARSVTPIVLHLRSGAREWYYEWLQATYPSLVPRYRALYRNGSYAPSWYQDRITSAVREFAKAYGLNRPKPVAEEQPANFRKAGPRPPARAVESQPALWDDDELGPS, from the coding sequence GCCGGGCTGTTCGCGGCGTCCGACACCGTCGTCCGCACCTTCGACACCCCGGGCTTCCGGGGTGCCACGTTCTACGAGGTCCGCGCGAAGTCCGTGCTGAACAAGGTGCCGGGCGAGTCGCCGATGTTCGGCTGGACCATCAACCCCTACCGGGGCTGCGGGCATCGCTGCGTCTACTGCTTCGCCCGCAAGACGCACACCTACCTGGACTTCGACGCCGGGCTCGACTTCGACACGCGCATCGTCGTCAAGGTGAACGCCCCCGAGGTGCTGCGGCGGGAGCTGGCGCGGCCGTCCTGGCAGCGGGAGCACGTGGCGATGGGTACCAACGTCGACTGCTACCAGCGCGCCGAGGGCCGGTACCGGTTGATGCCGGAGATCATCGAGGCGCTGGCGCGGTCCGGGACGCCGTTCTCCATCCTGACCAAGGGCACGCTCATGCTGCGCGACCTGCCGTTGTTGGAGGCGGCGGCGCGGGACGTGTCGGTGGGGCTGGCGATGTCCGTCGGGTCGATCGACGAGAGCGTCTGGCGCACCGTCGAGCCCGGGACGCCGAGCCCCGCGCGCCGCCTGGACGCCGTGCGCACGCTGGCCGACGCGGGCCTGGGGTGCTCAGTGCTGATGGCGCCGATCCTGCCGTTCCTCACCGACTCCCCCGAGCAGCTGCGCGCGACGGTCGCGGCGATCGCCGAGGCCGGGGCGCGCTCGGTGACCCCGATCGTGCTGCACTTACGCAGCGGGGCCCGCGAGTGGTACTACGAGTGGCTGCAGGCCACCTACCCGAGCCTGGTTCCCCGCTACCGCGCGCTGTACCGCAACGGTTCGTACGCCCCGTCGTGGTATCAGGACCGGATCACGTCGGCGGTGCGCGAATTCGCGAAGGCTTACGGGCTGAACCGCCCGAAGCCGGTTGCGGAAGAGCAGCCCGCGAACTTCCGGAAGGCAGGGCCGCGGCCCCCAGCGCGGGCCGTCGAAAGCCAACCCGCGCTGTGGGACGACGATGAGCTCGGTCCGAGCTGA
- a CDS encoding DUF5997 family protein: MTSQKSPQTMKPATAAKKLGVYLEATPEAFQEGVVSRDELDALQADPPEWLRDLRRDGPHPRPVVAAKLGISISGLARGGVTEPLTSAQIEAMRADMPEWLRTERAIQAEVRREAIRVKDKQAAEEKKAANKAAAPPPKRAAAKPGKRAVAKPSSRRGR; this comes from the coding sequence ATGACGTCGCAGAAGTCCCCCCAGACGATGAAGCCCGCGACAGCGGCGAAGAAGCTGGGCGTATACCTTGAGGCCACCCCCGAAGCGTTCCAGGAGGGGGTCGTCTCCCGCGACGAGCTCGACGCGCTCCAGGCCGACCCGCCGGAGTGGCTTCGCGACCTGCGTCGTGACGGACCGCACCCGCGCCCTGTGGTCGCCGCGAAGCTCGGGATCTCCATCTCGGGGCTGGCGCGCGGCGGTGTCACCGAGCCGCTGACCAGCGCGCAGATCGAGGCCATGCGGGCCGACATGCCCGAGTGGCTGCGGACCGAGCGGGCGATCCAGGCCGAGGTGCGCCGCGAGGCGATCCGGGTCAAGGACAAGCAGGCCGCCGAGGAGAAGAAGGCCGCGAACAAGGCGGCGGCCCCGCCGCCGAAGCGTGCCGCCGCCAAGCCCGGGAAGCGTGCGGTCGCCAAGCCCAGTTCGCGCCGGGGGCGCTGA